GAAGAACGCGAAGTTCCCGTGCAACTGCCATCGGCCAGCGAAGCCCGTCCACTCACGGCCACTCCCACTGAGCTATTTGTCAACGTGAACCAGGTGGGACAGATCTTCGCGGGTAATCGTGAAGTGACACCAGCGGAACTCGATACCTACCTGCAACAAGCAGCAGTCAACAATCCGGCCAATCAAACGGTCATCATTCGCGCCGATAAGCGAGTGCCGTTCGACCACGTGGTAACGGTGATGAATGCTTGCAACAAAGCCAAACTGTTCGATTACAAGATTACGTCCGCCAACGAAGAGTAACCGGCGCACCCCACCGAAGTCGGCAGGAGCCGATTTCAGGAGCAACTTATGGCCAAGATACGACGCGTGGTTCGCAAGCCCCAGGGCGAGCACCACGGCGATATCTTCGAAGAACAGCTGTGGCCGACGTACATCGCGCTCGTGGTGCTCGCAGCGTTCTCGATGGGCGTGAGCGCGGCCTATCTCAAATTCAACGATCCCCGCATCTTGCACAACGCGGTCACCTGGCTGATTCTTATTCCGCTTGGTACCGGCACGTTTATGCTGGCTTTCTACCTGCTCGATAACCGCACCCTGCGACGCTCGATGCAGTTCTCGGCCGTCGTCTGCGCGATCATTCACCTGGCGCTGATCGTGCAAATGTACGAGACGGGTCTCTTCACAGTGGAGATCGTCCGCAATCCAGAAGCCAAGCCGGTCGAACGGCGTGCCCCAAAGCCGATTCCCGAATATCGCCCGCAGCAGATGATGTCGGCAGAAGACCGTCCACAGCAGGATTTTGAAAAGCCGATCGAGACGAAAACACCAGAACCTAAGAACGAGCCGGAAGAAGTCGTTCGGCAGGAAACGCCCAAGGATGTGGCCCCTCCCCAGCCGCAACCGATTCCCGTGCCGGAAGTGCAACCCACGACCGAACCGAACATCATTAAGAAGCCACAGCCCAACGAGGCTGCTCCAAAACCAGCCGAAACTACTGCAAAATTAAGTCGTCAAGTCAAACCGGTCGAGACCAAGATCAGCCAACTGATCGAAACACCCAAGATTCCACAGGCGATTGCCAAGCCCACGGAAGCAACTGCCAGCGCAGCTGCCGTCCAAAGACAAAATACGGCTGCCAACGCAGCGCCGCGCGAAGTGAAGGAACCTACGACTCAGACCGAAAGTACGACGGCCAATGTGGCCCGCCGCACAGAGCAGAAAGCCCCGACGACAGAGACTACCGCACAGCCGACACTGCAGCGCCAAGTGGCTCGCCCCACCGAAACGCCCAAGTCGCAAGTGGCCGCAGTGCAAACTCCGGCGGCCACCAAGGAGACGACTCCGCAAGAACTCAAGCCGGCGAATACAGCCTCGACGAAGACGACCAATTCAAGCCCGTCGCTCGTCCGCAATCAGACCGAACCACTTCCCGAAGTGAGCAGCCAGCCAACGCCGCAACCGCAGCGCCGACAGCAGGAAAGTCCGCAGCAACCGACGGTCGCGCAGACGCAAACACCAGTACCGAATCGCCAACCTCGCACCACGGAACGACCTGATGTAAAGACTCAGGCCAGCGTTGTCACGCCCAGTTCGACGGCCGGTCAGACTTCGCCGACCGAAGCGAAATTGACGCCGCAAACAAACTCGGTTCAGCGGGCGACTGCACAAGTCACAGCGACTCGTCCGACCGAACTCCCTTCAACAATTCCGAATTCGTCGCGCACCGATCAGGTCGCTTCGCAAATTACGCGCACCACAGGCCAGATGGCCCCCACGGCCACCGCGAATCCTACACAAGCCCCGTCTCTCACGCGCAGTACCAATAACTCGCCGAGTGTTCCCTCTGCCACCAAGGTTGAAACGACAGCAGCCGCTGCGACGCAAGTCGCCACGTCGGGTGAACTTTCTCCGGCAAGCACTGCCACCCAACGCACCGCGGTGGCGGCGGCTCAACAAGCTCCGGCAACTGGCAATCCACGGCCGACAACGGTCGCTGCCAACACGACCACGGCATCGCCCACGGCAACAAATGCCCGCCGCTCTACCGATTCAAACAATCCCTCCGATGCACCGTCAGTAACGCCGGGCACTACCCAAGTTGCATCAACTCGGGCAACCCAACCCGTACGCAGCAACACGGTCACCACGGTTGCTGATGTGCCAGCAAATGCCGGCCCCCAAACATCGTCCTCCGCAGCGCTTGGTCCATCGTCGGCCACCGTCTCGCGCCAGACCGCTGCAAATTCACCCAGCGCGACTCGTACTCAGCCCACCGCGAACACGAATGTCGCAAGTCCGACAGCTCAAGTCTCGCACGGCGGCGCAGCCCGCGCGCAAAACTCGACAACCCCGACTATCGATCCCACTGCTACACCCGGGCGCGCACCATCGCGTGCCGTCGCCAGTGCGACCCAAGCGACTTCTCCCACTGCTGTCGATAGTCCGGCTCAATCCGTGGCCGCTCAAGGTGCCGGCGATCCCTCGGCTCAACCTGCCCGCATGGCACTTAGCCGCTCGCTGGGTGGAGTTGCTGGCGTGGGGAAGAGCCCGAATATGGATCGCTCAACTCCAGGGGGTTCTGGTCCCGCGCTTGTTGCTTCGTCAGCTGCGCGCCGTGCGGAAGCCACTCAAAGCGGCCCGACGGGTGACGCCCTGGCCCCCAGTGCACCGGCTCAGATCGCTCGTGCTCGTGCCGGCGCGCAAGCTCCGACTGCTTCCCTCAAGGCGGAAGCTGTGGAACACGCAACCTCGCCTGGTGCCAATGAAGTTGCAGCTGTGAATGCCAGTTCGAGTGCCGCACTCAGTCGCGCGGACTCCGATGCTCGGCATGCAGAAGTCACGGGTGCTAAGGGTGCTGGTGAAGTCGATCTTGGGCCAACGCAGATCGTCGCGGAAGCGGGGGCCGGTCGTGCGGCCGGTGGTGGTCAGGCGGAACTTAATTTTGAAACCAATGCACCGCAAATCGCACGCAAGACCGAAACCGGCGGCAGCCCACTGATGTCGCTTGCTTCTGCCAAGGTCGACGAGTCGGTCGCCGCGCCGATGGGTACAAGCGGTGGTCAACCTGCCGCCAGCGATCCTGGCCCAGCCGCAGTCTCTGCTTCGCGCACCCTAGCCGGCGGCCAATCGCCAGCTTCTGGCGGCCCCTCGAAGGCCAGCGAAACCGGCCCTTCGGCTGAAGTGAATTCAGCCACGATGCTCGCCGAGTCGGCAGTCAGTCGCGCTGACAATGCAGAGGGCGCAAGTGGCGGCGCTGCTGCAGGGGGACAACCCGATATTGAAGATGAAAAAGAGAAAGCTCTGCGGCTGGCACGGCTCGCAGCAGGTGGCGGTCCTCAACTGGCGATTTCTGGTCCGGTAATTGCCGAAGTGACACAGTCTCCGATGGGGGCAGGCAGTGATGGTGGCACACCGAACGCGCAGCCTCAAGTGACAGCCGTGGCCATGTCATCGGGTCGCCAAAATCTCACTGGCGGTGCTCCTGCAGGCGGTGCCGCGATTGCAGCTGGCGAACCAGGTGAATCCTCGCGCGGGGGTGCCGAACAAATCGGCAGCGTCACCGTGAGCCGGGCTGAGGCATCGGACGGCGCGCCAGGCGAACCAGCACTTGGCGGCGGAACAGGTTCTCCCTCGCGCGCGGCCAAGGGGATTACGCTCGCCGCCAACACCCAAGCCGAAACGATCGAACTCGCTGGGTCAGCGCAATCGGGCGGAGCACCGCAAGGTCAGATGATCGAAGCCCAAGGGACCGAAACCTCACGACTCGCCGGCGGAGCAGCGGGCCCGGTCAGCGATGGCCCGACCGGTGCAATCGCTGGCGCGCAATTGGTTGATGCTTCGTCCGCGGGAACTCCCGGTGAAGCTTCGGGCAAACGCAATTCCTCCGCTGCAACCGGCGATGGTCCGCAAGTCGGAGGCGAAACGAATACTGGAGCCCCGGGGCGACGTGCCTCGACCACCGAGATTGCAGGGGGTGCTTCGACGGTTGCGGAGATTCCGCAGATGGGCCCGACTTCGGCACTCGCTCAAGCAGAACTCGATCACGGGATGGGCCCCATGGGCGCTGCTCCCATGACACGCCAGGATGCGGGTGAATCCGTGGCTGTGAACATCGAAGCGCCAAGTGGTCCCGGCGGCTTAGGTGCCGAACATGCTCCACGCGTGGGTCTCAACACTCGCCAGGCGCGAGAAGACAGCGTCGAGCTGCAAGTGCAGACGGCCCGTTTCCTAAGGCAAAAAGCCGGCGGTTTGCCCTCCGTCAGTACGTCGGTAGTGATGGCGACAGATCCCTTTGCTAAGCGAGCAACACGCGATAAGGGAGATGAGAAAGCCGGTGGCAAGGGCTCGCCGCCGCCACAAACGGAACAAGCAATCGAAATGGGGCTGCAATTCCTCGCCCGCTATCAACAAAACGATGGCCGCTGGAGCCTGCAAGGTTTTGGAGAGGACACACAACTCCAGTCCGATACGGCCGCCACCGCGCTGGCCCTCTTGTCGTTTCAGGGGGCCGGATTTAATCACCGTGAGCATCAGTACAAAGACGTCGTGCGCTCGGGAATCGATCATCTCCTCGCTCATCAAAAAGAGAACGGCGATCTGTTCGTCGCGCTCGACGACAACAGCAATCGCAGTGTGTGGCTGTACAGTCACGCGCTAGCCACAATCGCCGTCTGCGAAGCTTACGGCATGACGCAAGATCCGGAACTCCGCATTCCTGCACAAAAGGCCATCGACTTCATTGTCGCCGCTCAGCACAAAGAGCGCGGCGGGTGGCGGTACGCGCCGGGCGTCAGTTCCGATACCTCCGTCAGCGGTTGGATGATGATGGCGCTCAAGAGTGGTGAGCTTGCCAACCTCACGGTTCCCAAAGAAACGTATGTCAAGATAGATGCCTGGCTGAATGCTGCCCAGAAGTCGAAGAGCGAAGCATCGGAGTTCCGCTACAACCCCTATGCTGAAGACACTCCCGAGCAACGGCATGGCCTCGCTGCCAGCAAGACGATGACCTCAGTAGGGTTGCTGATGCGGCTTTATTCCGGCTCGAAGCGAGATCAGACCGTGATGCTGCAGGGTGCTGACTACTTGCGAAAGAATCTGCCAGCCATTGGCGACCCGCGCAATCCCCAGCGAGATACCTACTACTGGTATTACGGCACGCAAGTGATGTATCACATGGGCGGCGAACACTGGAAGGCTTGGAACGGCAAACTACATCCGCTGCTGGTGGGTTCGCAAATTAAACAGGGACCGTTGGCGGGAAGTTGGCAACCGCGTGGTCCGGTGCCGGACCGCTGGTCAGCACATGCCGGTCGCTTGTACGTGACGACGATGAATCTCCTGTCGCTCGAAGTCTACTACCGCCACTTGCCGATCTACGAAGATACGGCGAAGTAGGCTCGGCATGATTCTGATCGCGGCCAGCGACGGATGAATGGGATGGACAAAATGGCGCGAACTTCTCTAAGCCCCAGCCATACCGGGGGTCGTTGACGTCCTCTCGTCGCTTTCGTCACTGATTTTGGTTGACCGGAAGCCTCTTCGCGGCGAAGCTGTTGCCAGCCATATTTTCGCCGCGGAGTTTTTGCATGTCTCGCTCGGTCGACCAAGCGTACGCCTCGCCGCAAGTCCACGATGCTGAGGTTCGGTTGTTGCAACCCGGCGGTTCACCGACCCGGGTCCGCTATTACATCATCGCCCTGTCGATGTGCATGTCGCTGATCCTATACCTCGATCGGTTTGCGCTAGCCCCAATTACTTCGACCTTGCTAGTTGACCTCGATCTGACGAAGGAAGAGTTCGGCCGTCGCAGCATGTGGTTCTTTTGGCTGTATGCCATTTTTCAGGTTCCAGCTGGGGCCCTGGCCGATCGCTTTGGCGCGCGGAAGATGCTGGCCATTTATGTGGTCGCCTGGTCGCTTGCCACAATGGCTCTTGGTTTTGTGCAGGGACTTGTTGGGCTAATTGGACTCAACGCCGTGATGGGCGCGGCACAAGCCGGGGCATATCCAGCGGCAGGCAGCTTTCTCAAACGTTGGGCAAATCCCACCGCGCGGGCCAAAGCAAACAGCCTGGTAGCAGCAGGTGGCCGAATCGGAGCTCTCGTTGCTTTCGCGATTACTGCCTGGTTGGCTGTAAAATTGAAGGGCACCTTCGGCGTCGAGCAAGGTTGGCGGTTGACGCTGGCAGTCTATGGGATATTGGGAATCGTTTGGGCAACTGCATTCTGGCTCTTCTTTCGCGATCATCCCAGCGAGCATCCTGGCTGCAATCAAGCTGAAATTGACCTGATTGGTCGCGAGCCTCCGGCACCGGTAAGAGCCCCATTTCCGGTGGCAGGTCTCCTGCTCAGCAGCAATGTTTGGCTACTAAGTCTTTCGGGCTTCCTGGTCAACGTGGGGTGGATCTTTCTGACCACGTGGCAAACGGTTTACATCATGGAGAAGTTCTCGCCCCAACTACGCGAGATGTTTCCGAATCTTGCGGAGGGAGCGAATCTCCAGGATATGAAGCAAGTGATTGCCGGACGACTCACGGCGTTTGTGTTGTTCGCGGGAATGACGGGAGGTATTGTCGGCGGAATTGCGGCCGACATCTTTCGTCGTAAGCTGGGGCCGATTTGGGGTCGGCGCGTGCCGGGCATCATTGCCGGGTCGGTGGCAGGTACCGCTTATTTGTCGTTTCAGTTTGTCAACGATATCTGGATCTTCGTCGCGCTGATGCTGGTCGTTTCGTTCACAGTCGACTTCGGCCTGGGCTCGCTGTGGGCTACTTATCAAGACATTGGCGGGCGGCACGTGGGCAGCGTGCTTGGGTTTGCCAATATGTGGGGAAATTTTGGCGCGGGGCTCTGCGGTTGGTATTACGGTTGGCTGGCCGACAACAAAAACTGGCCGCTGGTGTTTACGATCTCGGCCATCGCACTGTTTGTCATGTCGGCCAGTTGGTTTTTGGTGGATCCGACCAAGACATTGCAAAAAGAGGTTGAACCCGACCTTCAATGAGCGTCGCTCGCTGCGAGACTGGCAGCTAGAATAGAACCAGGCAATAAAACGGCCGCTGTCCGACGCATAGATGGGCAGTGCCCCGCGCGTTCATCCCGGTTCGATTTCCATGACAGGTCTTCGCGTGCTCAATCGTTTTGTACTAACTCTCGTTTACTCGGCGCTCTTGGCAGTGATGGCCAGCCCGTCGCTACAGACCTTGGCTGCCAAGCCTGAAGAGCCGTCCGCAAAACCGGCCACCGTTCCTGCTCCCGCCGCGCTTGAAGCAGAACCGGCCGTACCCGAAACTGCTCCGGCAAACCCCACTCCCGAAAAACCGCCTGAGAAGTCACTAACTCCCCGACCCGGTGGCGAACTCCCTTGGCTGAAACGCCCCAAAAGCAGCGATCCCTTGCCGGTCATTCGCCCACCTTCCAGCGTGCGCGAGATCCTGGATAAGTACGAAATTTCCGAGAGCCAGCTGGATGGTTTCTTTAACGGCCAACCCGTTTCCACCGACGAGCAGGACATGCTCGTACGGATCCTGTATCGCCTGCCGCGGATCGGCCTCGACAGCCTGCAAAAATGGCGGCGGTCTGATCTTCCGCTCGATCAACTCGTAATCAACACCAAGCAAAACCGCTTGGAGGTCATTCCCCTGGAGGGTCGCCTGGTCGGGCTCGAACAACAGGAAGTCAGCCCCGAACTGGGCCGGCGTCTAGAGATCAAGCACTTTTACCTGGCGCGTGTCGACCTGACAGGTCAAGGTTCTGGCTATGAGGCTCTCGTGGCACTGCGCCGCGTGCCGAAAGTATGGGAGGAATTGCCGGTCCTCAATGAGCCAGTGAGCTTCGACGGCATCTTCTTGAAAGTGGCTGATCCAACTGGCGACAAGCCCCAACTACTTTTCCTCTCGCGCCGCTTGCGCTGGCAACCCGATCAGGCTATGCCTGAGCATTTCATTGGCCCCGATCAGTTACGGCTCGCGAGTTTGGGCTTCGACCTCAGTTTGCTGGAAGATTTACGCACCACAAACCGGCGCGACATCGGTGACCTCGACCGCGAGCCACTCTATCAACTGCTGGACCTGGTTGGCCGTACAAAACAGGACCAGCTTATTCCCGCACCGCCGCGTGTTGTGGATGTCGTCCCGTTGCTCCAAGAACCCGAAAAACATCACGGCGAGATCATGACCGTCACGGGCTTTGCACGGCGAATCACCAAGGTCGTTGTCGACGATATCGACATTCGCAATCGCTTCCAGATCGATCATTACTACGAGATCGATATGCAGGTGAATTTAGGGGAGCAAAGCATTCGGTTCGGCAACGATCCGACGGGCGAAAAGAATCCAGTGTTTTACAACGACTATCCGGTCACTCTCTTGGTTCGCGAATTGCCCCCCAACTTAAAACCGATGGACAACATGCGCGAGTTGATTTCGATCAGTGGCATCTTCATGAAGACCTGGTCGTATCGTTCGACCTACATGGCTAGGTTCGATAACAAGCTGCAACTCGCGCCGCTCTTTGTCGGCAGAATTCCGCATCGCGTCGTGATCGAGCGCGTGCACAATTGGGTGTCTGATCTGCTCGTGGGGTTTGCCATCTGCACTGCGGCCTTCATCATTGGGGCCGTCTTCTGGTGGTTTCGATCGAGCAATCAATCGATGCAACAGACCCTTAAAGAACTGTCGGACCGCGGCGAGCAGCCCAGCTTTGAGGGGCTGGAGAACGCGCCGACCGGACCAGACTTCTCCGCACTTCATCAGGCAGATGTCCCGCTTCAGCAACCGCAGAATCCCACGGCACCGCCGCGAGAGTAGCTGTGTTAACTTGCCCGCTAACGCCCCAGTTCGCAGAGCGTGCCGATCGCGAGTGACGTAGCAATGAGCGGGTCGTTCTCGCGCATGCGGTCGGACTCATTCTGCCAGCGGCCATCGCTCTTCTGTTCGGCAAGCAAGATGCGCTGGATCTCTTTGCTGCGCGAAATCCGTTCGCTGGGGGGCAGCAGTGGAAGCACTCGCGCGAGTGAATGGTAGTAGTAAAAGCGCAGGCCGCGCCGCCAATCAGCTTCAGCCGGTTGCTCCTCAAAGCCGGGAACCACTTCCAGCGCCGGTCGCTTGCTGAGCCAGGTGATCACCCGCTTGATCGGCTCGTCGTCGCTCTTCATTCCCGTGGCAAGCAAACCACGAATGCCATCGCAGGTCGCGGTGCCGTACGATCTCGGCTTGGTGCGGCCTTCGTCGCTGAATTCGGCTTTATTATTGAGTGACATCGGCTCGGGTGTGAAGCAAAAGCCGCCATCGGCTTGTTGACAGCGGAGCAACCAGCCGCGCGCGGCCAGACGCGCCTTATCTGCCGCCGCCGAACGATCGGCGGCAAGTGCTTCAAGGACGTGAGCCACGATCGACACATTAGTGCCGGTCGTGATCCCTTCCGAGTCCCCCGCCCCGAGAAAATCCCAGCCTCCGTAGCTGGCATGGTCAACGGCAAACCCGCGCGGCTCGAGCAATTGCGCTTGCAACAGATAATCGCGCGCAAGAGCCTCGCGCGTGGCTTCCTGGTCGCGCTTGAGCCGGGCTTTCGTCGTTAGCCACAACGCGGCACCGTAAGTGGGAAAATCGAGCGAGCCATCGGCTGCTGCGACCGTTTGCTTTTTGGCAAAGCCTGCCTGCAAGAATTGAAAGCCATTGTCGATTGCGTCAGCGTGAGACTTACGCAAACCGTCTGGCAACTGGCTGAGCGTATCGAGTGCCAGCGTTGTGACTGCCGATCCACCCTTCAACTGTCCATACGTCTGGGAGTGCCAGCCACCATCCTTGCCTTGCTGCGAAGTCAAATAGGCCGCGCCTCGTTCGATAGACTTGGAAATGTCGTCGTCAGCAGCATTTACCGTTTGCACTAAGAAGCTGAAGAGCGAAAGCGCTAACAGGCCCAACATGGTTCTAAAGTGCTTTTTCATTCAACCCGCTGAAAACATGGCAGTACTGGAAAGGCCTGGTCATCCGCACCTTCTTAAGCCTGTGAAATTGGCAGGTAACGATTCGGCGCGGTGAGCACCAGAATCGCAGCGGCAGTGCAGAACGTGCGGCTGGTGATGCAATGGTGTCCGGTCCAACTGCCATCGGCATTTTGCACGCTGATGATTTTGTCCCGCACGGTTGGGTACCAGGTGGCCCAATCGTTGCCCCCCTTTTGCAACATCGTCTCGGTAATGAGGTGAAAGGCAAGATACTCTTCACCACCAGCCTGAGAAAACGCCGTGTTGTCTTTGGTCACCAGGCCGGCCACGTCTTGAAAGGCCTTCTTGGCAACCGGTTCGTTTTCCATCCCCAGTGCGTACAGCACGCGAATGCCGGTGGCATTCTTATACAGCGTGTGCATCCAACTCCCTTGGTTCTGATTGAGCGACGTGCTCATCTGCTGCACCAGGTGCTTGGCCGTAATATCCGGGGAACTACCCACTTTCATACCGGCATAGTGCGAAGCCCGCAGCGCGACCCAGCCCATCACGGTGCCCAGGGTCGGAGCCCACGATTGATTGCCCCAATGGCCATCGGGAGTTTGCGTGCCGACGATCGCGGCGATGATCTTCTTCAGACCGTCGCGCACGGGTTCGGTGTCCCAACCTTCGCCAATGACTTCGGCCAGAAACAGGGCCGCAAAAAACGAATGTGCGTGGCGACCGATCTTGTTCTGCAACTGCGTTCCCGTTTGCGAAGTGATGTCGTCGTTCGGCATCACTTCAGTAGCGCGCAGAATGTACGACACAATCCGCTGAACTTCGCGACTACGATTTCCTTCGACGGGCGTATTCCCCTGCGCCATCAAGGCGAGGCCCACCATCGCCGAGCATCCGATATCTTGAGGCTGACCAACGTCGACGCCGCAACCGCCGTCGCGGTGCATGGTCTTCATCAGGAACTCTTCGCCTTTGCGAACTGCCCGCTCACTTTGCGGCGTGAACTCGTTGAACGACTTTCCTTCAGCGGGTTCAACGGGCTTCGTTGCGGCGGGCTCTTGTCCCCAAAGCAGACCGGGGAGTGCCAGTGCCGAAGCGCTGGCCAACAGAGTGCGGCGAGAAACAACCATCGCGACATTCCTTCCTTTAACTGGAATTTGCGCAGAACCAGCTTGAGACGTCTGGCGTCGTTTCTCCAGCCTGCCACCATTATCAGCGGTATTCGAGGCAAGGTCAACGGAAAGACGACTTGGGATCGCAGTTGAACTCACTTTGCCTCTTCACCGTTGACGCTCGAACCGATAGCTCGCAGTTCGCTCGGCGTCGCACTCTCTCTGTGGCCTCGCAGTTCCCTGAGGTTTATCAACACCCCCCTTTTGCGAGCATCGTCGTTAAGCCGTTCCGCAGCAATGGATTCCGTCCAATTGTGCGACTCTCAAAACATCCTATTTGTTGATTAACTCCATCGATGAACCTCCGTGACGCATCTCGCCACGCTCGGTTCATTCTTTGAATTGCCAAGAAACAGTTCTTTTTGACGGCGCGAACTGTCCCCGCCGCGCAGACCCCGCTCCTTCCACCAGGTTGCCAATGCAGCAACCCGCATTATCGACAAGTCGTGAGCAATTGTCAAGTAACTGCTGTTTATATTTTGGGGTCGCGCCGGCCGACTAAATCAATTTCCAAGGAGCCCGATACTCGCGGCGAATGATCGGGTCAGCTTCGGGACACCCCGTTGCTTTGAGGTTCACTGAGTCCCACTCAATTCGTTTGCCGGTGCGATAGGCAACGTTTCCTAAGTGATTGGCTTCGGTCAACAGCCCGGCGTACTCGAAGTTGCATGTCGTAGGAGAGCCGGTCCGACAAGCTTGCAGCCACTCTTCGTGATGCCCGACCGACTTCGGAATGAACGGCTCTGGCGGCTTGAAGTCTTTGAAGTTGCTTTCGGGGAGCAGGACATATTTTCCGTAGTCCGATAGCAGCATTCCCTTGTCGCCGATGAAAAGCACTCCGCTGGCCCATTGCGGAATCCCCTTCTCAGTCCAAATCGTCGGCTTGTTCACCCCTTGATACCAGGTGAGCTTGACCGCCGGCATATCCTCGCGCGCATCGTATTCATAAGTCGCCTGCATCGAAGCCGGAGCAAGCTCGACGTGCGGCGGTGGACCGGAAGCTTCGATCGCGCGGGGAGTTTTCAACTTCAAGGCCCAGAAGGGAAGATCGTTCCAGTGACTCCCCAGGTCCGACATTGTCCCGCTGCCAAAATCCCACCAGCGATACCACTTGGGGCCCGGATAATAAACTTCATGAAACGGTCGTTCTGGTGCTGGGCCGAGCCACAGGTCCCAATCGAGTCCCGCGGGAATCGGGGACGAACCTGCGGGCCGTTCCATTACCGAAACGATGTCTTTGTGGGTCTTCGCATCTTCAGCCGATTGCCGCCCCCAGGCGCGAGACACCCACACGTGCGCTTCGCGCACCGGGCCGATCGCACCGGTTTGGATCAATTCGACCACGCGGCGGTAGTTGTCACCCGCGTGAATCTGCGTTCCCATCTGGGTGGCCACTTTCGCCTTGGCAGCCGCCTCACGAATGACGCGTGCTTCCCAAATGCTGTGGGTCAGCGGCTTCTCGCAGTAAACGTGCTTCCCCAACTGCAATGCAGGCAAGGTGGCAAACGCATGGGTATGCTCGCAGGTACTCACGACGACCGCGTCGAACTCTTTCGCGCGTTCGTAGATGCGGCGATAGTCGGTGAACTTAGCCGCACCCGAGAACTGCTGGCCGACGCGATCGACGGTCGAAGCGGCGACGTCGCACAGACCCACAATGTTCTCGTGCTTCACTGACGACAAATTAGCGCCACCTCGGCCACCGCAACCGATAATCGCCAGGTTCAACTTGCTGTTGAGGTTCTGCCCACGCAAGAACGCGGGAGGGCCAAGCAACAAGCTCGCAGTGGCCGCTGCGGTGCCTTGCACGAACGTGCGGCGCGAGAGTGTCAGACGGCTGACTGCTGAAGAGTTGGCTAGCATGCGTCGCGACATTACTTTCCCTTTGGATGAAGGCAGAATTGCGTTAGTCGTCCGAGAATCACATCGTACGTGCCGGCATCGTAACAGCCGACCGAGTACTCAACCATCAGCCGCAGGCTCGCTGCTTCTTCCACTCATGCACAACGTTTCCGTCCAGATCGCGATGGGCAACGGTGATCTCACTCTGGCCACCAACTTCCTTGAGTGTGACCGACACAAAGCCCCCCTTCACGCGATGAAACTGGTGAAAGGTTTTGTCCTCACCGGGCGTACCCCCGGCATGTTCGTTACTGGCTGCGCCGACGCTGAACTCCCGCACGCCCGTCGCCGGATCGACCGAATGATATTGCCAATGCCGATCGCCGCAGAGAAT
Above is a window of Anatilimnocola aggregata DNA encoding:
- a CDS encoding ExbD/TolR family protein; translation: MALKVSKGKADELFNFTPMIDVVFNLLLFFMVAARFAQEEREVPVQLPSASEARPLTATPTELFVNVNQVGQIFAGNREVTPAELDTYLQQAAVNNPANQTVIIRADKRVPFDHVVTVMNACNKAKLFDYKITSANEE
- a CDS encoding MFS transporter → MSRSVDQAYASPQVHDAEVRLLQPGGSPTRVRYYIIALSMCMSLILYLDRFALAPITSTLLVDLDLTKEEFGRRSMWFFWLYAIFQVPAGALADRFGARKMLAIYVVAWSLATMALGFVQGLVGLIGLNAVMGAAQAGAYPAAGSFLKRWANPTARAKANSLVAAGGRIGALVAFAITAWLAVKLKGTFGVEQGWRLTLAVYGILGIVWATAFWLFFRDHPSEHPGCNQAEIDLIGREPPAPVRAPFPVAGLLLSSNVWLLSLSGFLVNVGWIFLTTWQTVYIMEKFSPQLREMFPNLAEGANLQDMKQVIAGRLTAFVLFAGMTGGIVGGIAADIFRRKLGPIWGRRVPGIIAGSVAGTAYLSFQFVNDIWIFVALMLVVSFTVDFGLGSLWATYQDIGGRHVGSVLGFANMWGNFGAGLCGWYYGWLADNKNWPLVFTISAIALFVMSASWFLVDPTKTLQKEVEPDLQ
- a CDS encoding prenyltransferase/squalene oxidase repeat-containing protein, translated to MLGLLALSLFSFLVQTVNAADDDISKSIERGAAYLTSQQGKDGGWHSQTYGQLKGGSAVTTLALDTLSQLPDGLRKSHADAIDNGFQFLQAGFAKKQTVAAADGSLDFPTYGAALWLTTKARLKRDQEATREALARDYLLQAQLLEPRGFAVDHASYGGWDFLGAGDSEGITTGTNVSIVAHVLEALAADRSAAADKARLAARGWLLRCQQADGGFCFTPEPMSLNNKAEFSDEGRTKPRSYGTATCDGIRGLLATGMKSDDEPIKRVITWLSKRPALEVVPGFEEQPAEADWRRGLRFYYYHSLARVLPLLPPSERISRSKEIQRILLAEQKSDGRWQNESDRMRENDPLIATSLAIGTLCELGR
- a CDS encoding prenyltransferase/squalene oxidase repeat-containing protein; translated protein: MVVSRRTLLASASALALPGLLWGQEPAATKPVEPAEGKSFNEFTPQSERAVRKGEEFLMKTMHRDGGCGVDVGQPQDIGCSAMVGLALMAQGNTPVEGNRSREVQRIVSYILRATEVMPNDDITSQTGTQLQNKIGRHAHSFFAALFLAEVIGEGWDTEPVRDGLKKIIAAIVGTQTPDGHWGNQSWAPTLGTVMGWVALRASHYAGMKVGSSPDITAKHLVQQMSTSLNQNQGSWMHTLYKNATGIRVLYALGMENEPVAKKAFQDVAGLVTKDNTAFSQAGGEEYLAFHLITETMLQKGGNDWATWYPTVRDKIISVQNADGSWTGHHCITSRTFCTAAAILVLTAPNRYLPISQA
- a CDS encoding Gfo/Idh/MocA family oxidoreductase, with protein sequence MSRRMLANSSAVSRLTLSRRTFVQGTAAATASLLLGPPAFLRGQNLNSKLNLAIIGCGGRGGANLSSVKHENIVGLCDVAASTVDRVGQQFSGAAKFTDYRRIYERAKEFDAVVVSTCEHTHAFATLPALQLGKHVYCEKPLTHSIWEARVIREAAAKAKVATQMGTQIHAGDNYRRVVELIQTGAIGPVREAHVWVSRAWGRQSAEDAKTHKDIVSVMERPAGSSPIPAGLDWDLWLGPAPERPFHEVYYPGPKWYRWWDFGSGTMSDLGSHWNDLPFWALKLKTPRAIEASGPPPHVELAPASMQATYEYDAREDMPAVKLTWYQGVNKPTIWTEKGIPQWASGVLFIGDKGMLLSDYGKYVLLPESNFKDFKPPEPFIPKSVGHHEEWLQACRTGSPTTCNFEYAGLLTEANHLGNVAYRTGKRIEWDSVNLKATGCPEADPIIRREYRAPWKLI